One part of the Denticeps clupeoides chromosome 16, fDenClu1.1, whole genome shotgun sequence genome encodes these proteins:
- the tmem9b gene encoding transmembrane protein 9B: protein MHRARSGCAHQLAALVSLLILVVSAPTTEGKNSEDIRCKCICPPYKELLGHIYKQNVSLKDCNCLHVVDPMPVEGKDVEAYCLRCECKYEERSSGTIKGTIIVYLSILGLLLLYMVYLTLLEPMLKRRLFGHSQLIQSEDDAGDQQPFANAHDVLSRSRSRSNVLNKVEHAQQRWRRQVQEQRKSVFDRHVVLS, encoded by the exons ATGCATCGCGCCCGGAGCGGCTGCGCGCATCAGCTGGCCGCGCTGGTCTCTCTGCTGATCCTGGTCGTTTCCGCGCCGACGACGGAAGGGAAG AACTCAGAAGACATAAGGTGCAAATGTATCTGCCCACCGTACAAAGAATTACTGGGGCACATTTACAAACAAAACGTCTCTCTGAAAGACTG CAATTGCCTGCATGTTGTGGATCCTATGCCTGTTGAAGGAAAGGACGTGGAGGCTTACTGCCTGCGCTGTGAATGCAAATATGAAGAAAGAAGTTCCGGGACTATTAAA gGGACCATTATTGTATACCTGTCCATTCTGGGCTTGTTACTGTTGTACATGGTTTACCTGACACTGCTTGAGCCTATGCTGAAGAGACGCCTCTTTGGACACTCTCAGCTGATTCAGAGCGAGGATGATGCTGGG GATCAGCAGCCGTTCGCCAATGCCCATGACGTGCTGTCACGCTCGCGGTCGCGCTCCAACGTGCTCAACAAGGTCGAGCATGCTCAACAGCGCTGGAGGAGACAGGTCCAGGAGCAGCGCAAGTCCGTCTTTGACCGGCATGTTGTGCTCAGCTAA